The following proteins are co-located in the Dehalococcoides mccartyi 195 genome:
- a CDS encoding nucleotidyltransferase family protein, with the protein MQAVILCGGLATRLRPITENIPKCLLPMAGRPFLHHQFRLLKSQGFDRVVLCIGHLGEMVKDCFGSGDEYGLKLAYSQETEKLLGTAGALKNAEDYLEEEFFVINGDTYLDMDYRQAWQTYSQNNCDALMTVYDNRHGRINARNDVALDENMLVSCYEKDSHLPELKFVNAGALILRKSLFATLEKDKPYSLERAILPVLAHNQRMLAYPVKECFYDVGTVEGIYTFCNYLENQPV; encoded by the coding sequence ATGCAGGCGGTAATACTTTGCGGCGGTTTGGCTACCAGACTAAGACCCATAACTGAAAACATTCCCAAGTGTCTTTTGCCCATGGCCGGGCGTCCTTTTCTGCACCACCAGTTTCGCTTGCTGAAATCACAGGGCTTTGACCGGGTGGTTTTGTGCATAGGCCATCTGGGTGAAATGGTCAAAGATTGTTTCGGGTCGGGAGATGAATACGGCCTTAAGCTGGCCTACAGTCAGGAAACCGAAAAACTGCTGGGTACGGCCGGGGCTTTGAAAAATGCCGAAGATTACCTGGAAGAAGAGTTTTTTGTAATAAACGGGGATACCTATCTGGATATGGATTACCGGCAGGCCTGGCAGACCTATTCTCAAAATAATTGTGATGCCCTTATGACAGTTTATGATAACAGGCATGGGCGTATAAATGCCCGCAATGACGTGGCACTGGATGAAAATATGCTGGTCAGCTGTTATGAAAAAGACAGCCACCTGCCGGAACTGAAGTTTGTAAATGCCGGGGCTCTTATTCTCCGGAAGAGCCTGTTTGCCACCCTGGAAAAGGACAAACCTTATTCGCTGGAGAGGGCTATTCTGCCGGTGCTGGCTCACAACCAGCGGATGCTGGCCTATCCGGTAAAGGAATGTTTCTATGATGTGGGTACGGTAGAGGGCATATATACCTTTTGCAACTATCTGGAGAACCAGCCGGTATGA
- a CDS encoding HAD-IIIA family hydrolase, which yields MNQKAVFIDRDGTIVEDVPYCNSPRKIRLLEGAGKAIRRLNDQGFLVILITNQSGVARGYFSEETLGEIHNKLKEDLGYFGAHLDDIFYCPHHPAQSCTCRKPATGLIDQAVAKYGLDISGSYFIGDRLIDIQAANRSGCQAVLVPYTLPETDYFKLEISVDSRPSFLAGDISAAVDWVLADALGKASVSVVIPTLNEEKNICSVLPRLRCVPGIAEVILVDGRSTDKTVENALRLWPEIKVINQPGRGKGDAMRAGFEAACGDIVVTLDADGSLAPEEIPCYVGPLFDGYQMVKGSRFCRGGGTSDMPLFRRFGNFVFTKMANLVCGCRYTDLVYGYHAFRRQILGSLCLKSDGFEIDTEMYIRATRKGLKVKEVPSYEAKRLEGAGKLRSFHDGARILRTILRESVNG from the coding sequence ATGAACCAAAAGGCTGTATTTATTGACCGTGACGGCACAATTGTAGAAGACGTGCCGTATTGCAATTCCCCTAGAAAGATACGCTTGCTGGAAGGGGCGGGCAAAGCTATTAGACGATTGAATGACCAGGGCTTCCTGGTCATTTTGATTACAAACCAGTCCGGGGTTGCCAGAGGCTATTTTTCGGAAGAGACTTTAGGCGAAATCCACAACAAGCTCAAAGAAGATTTGGGCTATTTCGGTGCTCATTTGGATGATATTTTTTACTGTCCGCATCACCCTGCCCAGAGTTGCACCTGCCGTAAACCGGCCACCGGCCTTATTGACCAGGCAGTTGCAAAATACGGCCTGGATATCAGCGGTTCATACTTTATAGGTGACCGGCTGATAGATATTCAGGCGGCCAACCGTTCAGGCTGCCAGGCGGTGCTGGTGCCGTATACTTTGCCCGAAACAGATTATTTTAAGCTGGAAATTTCTGTTGACAGCCGCCCCTCTTTTCTGGCAGGTGATATTTCAGCCGCGGTGGATTGGGTGCTGGCGGATGCACTGGGCAAGGCGTCTGTTTCGGTAGTTATACCCACCCTGAATGAAGAAAAAAATATCTGCAGTGTTCTGCCCCGCTTAAGGTGCGTGCCGGGTATTGCCGAAGTTATTTTGGTGGACGGCAGGTCTACTGATAAAACTGTTGAAAATGCCCTGCGGCTATGGCCGGAAATAAAGGTCATAAATCAGCCTGGCCGGGGTAAGGGTGATGCCATGCGGGCGGGTTTTGAAGCTGCTTGCGGGGATATAGTGGTTACTCTGGATGCAGACGGGTCACTGGCTCCGGAGGAGATTCCCTGCTATGTGGGGCCTCTGTTTGACGGGTATCAGATGGTCAAAGGTTCGCGCTTCTGCCGGGGCGGTGGCACTTCGGATATGCCGCTCTTCCGCCGTTTTGGCAATTTTGTCTTTACCAAAATGGCTAATCTGGTGTGCGGCTGCCGTTATACAGACCTGGTTTACGGTTACCATGCCTTCCGCCGCCAGATACTGGGAAGCCTGTGTTTGAAAAGTGACGGGTTTGAGATAGATACCGAAATGTATATCCGGGCCACCCGCAAGGGCTTGAAAGTAAAGGAAGTACCCAGCTACGAAGCAAAAAGGCTGGAAGGGGCGGGTAAACTCCGCAGTTTCCATGATGGCGCCCGCATCTTGCGGACTATACTGCGGGAGAGCGTTAATGGCTGA
- a CDS encoding DUF2769 domain-containing protein: MQISFNLDIINKCVCHKCPVQNQSECVRTQMAGLKTSFREIPLNPHKIPKAYCLNGKSVCKGIDRSKPCICGSCEIYAKHQLSEAEPGGFYCIEGKSA, from the coding sequence ATGCAAATATCTTTTAATCTGGATATCATAAATAAATGCGTCTGCCATAAATGTCCCGTTCAGAACCAGAGTGAATGTGTCCGCACCCAAATGGCCGGGCTGAAAACCAGCTTTAGGGAAATACCCCTCAATCCCCATAAAATACCCAAGGCATATTGCCTTAACGGGAAGTCTGTCTGCAAAGGAATTGACCGCAGCAAACCGTGTATCTGCGGCAGCTGCGAAATATATGCCAAACACCAGCTGTCCGAAGCTGAACCGGGCGGCTTCTACTGTATTGAGGGCAAGTCTGCTTAG
- a CDS encoding glycosyltransferase family 2 protein — protein MEDSLPLSVIVCARNAEKTISLCLESIRMNNPWEIILVDGNSTDKTVALAAGFTRNILSDQGRGTSFAHQIGSEIASQDYIMFVDADVELPPEAFSRMFAELKKSGLEGIYAQTEGAGRGNFWEKAASDFLSCRPSPAGIWFGAGLVKREIVLKYGFDSFISPGDDVDFNRRALSGGCVFGVSAVQVKHHHRTTFQNVVRQYIWYGKGRSRLAWKNGLLILRFWPPFPAVYGLVYSLGHFKFRPLSLHLLALVFQSWGMICGLAELVFSPPPDRPPRPCWKWGI, from the coding sequence TTGGAAGACAGCCTGCCTTTGTCTGTAATAGTTTGTGCCAGAAATGCTGAAAAGACTATCAGCCTCTGCCTGGAGAGCATCCGTATGAATAACCCTTGGGAGATAATACTGGTGGACGGAAACTCCACTGATAAAACAGTTGCGCTGGCGGCCGGTTTTACCCGGAATATCTTAAGTGACCAGGGCAGGGGAACCAGCTTTGCCCACCAGATAGGCTCAGAAATAGCCAGTCAGGATTACATAATGTTTGTAGATGCTGATGTGGAACTGCCGCCTGAAGCTTTCAGCCGGATGTTTGCTGAACTGAAAAAATCCGGACTTGAGGGCATATATGCCCAGACCGAAGGGGCAGGGCGGGGAAATTTCTGGGAGAAAGCGGCATCGGACTTTCTTTCCTGCCGCCCCAGTCCGGCCGGTATCTGGTTCGGGGCAGGGCTGGTTAAGCGTGAGATAGTCCTCAAGTACGGCTTTGATTCATTTATAAGCCCAGGTGATGACGTAGATTTTAACCGCCGTGCCCTAAGCGGCGGCTGCGTATTTGGTGTTTCGGCGGTACAGGTCAAACATCACCACCGCACTACTTTTCAAAATGTGGTCCGCCAGTATATCTGGTACGGCAAGGGGCGTTCACGCCTGGCCTGGAAAAACGGCTTGCTTATCCTGCGTTTTTGGCCGCCTTTCCCGGCTGTGTATGGTCTGGTTTATTCGCTGGGGCATTTCAAGTTCCGTCCGCTATCTCTCCATCTTTTGGCACTGGTATTTCAAAGCTGGGGTATGATATGCGGACTAGCTGAGCTGGTTTTCAGCCCCCCGCCGGACCGGCCGCCCCGGCCTTGCTGGAAGTGGGGTATCTGA
- a CDS encoding DUF1616 domain-containing protein, with protein sequence MNFLRRYDFYLLILFIGLGVLAFNGGWVLPLRLLFGLPLVLIVPGYALASVLYPSKLSLSRSSRLMVSLALSLSVSMLAGLVLNYTAGLNQESVFYTLGGFSLVFCLAAIARRQHLPPDEKPGLILVPPDTKKQTPKSTAQVFLNVLLAVCLLGAGGFAVQRLVQAYSPAEFTQFYLLGIDDTAENFPELFILSNGQVSAVKYGNQPAVEADLARLKLVISNNGQSGTLYRVEAFINGQLYIFSLADGGEFDGLVDVAAGAAESLELYFAPPEAGDNQILEIWLYAGEEAVFSQPLKLVFSAA encoded by the coding sequence ATGAATTTTTTACGCCGGTATGATTTTTATCTGCTGATACTGTTTATAGGGTTAGGTGTGCTGGCCTTTAACGGTGGCTGGGTACTGCCTTTGCGGCTGTTATTTGGCCTGCCGCTGGTCCTGATAGTGCCGGGTTATGCCCTGGCATCAGTCCTGTACCCCTCTAAGCTTAGCCTCAGCCGCTCATCACGGCTTATGGTGAGTTTGGCACTCAGTCTGTCAGTCTCCATGCTGGCCGGGCTGGTTTTAAACTATACGGCCGGGCTAAATCAGGAAAGTGTTTTCTATACGCTTGGCGGCTTCAGCCTTGTTTTCTGTCTGGCGGCTATTGCCCGAAGGCAGCACCTGCCGCCAGATGAAAAGCCCGGCCTGATACTGGTTCCGCCTGATACCAAAAAACAAACGCCGAAAAGCACCGCCCAGGTCTTTTTAAATGTGCTTCTGGCGGTTTGCCTGCTGGGGGCGGGGGGCTTTGCCGTTCAGCGTCTGGTTCAAGCTTATTCACCGGCTGAGTTTACCCAGTTTTATCTGCTGGGAATAGATGATACCGCCGAAAATTTTCCGGAGCTGTTTATTCTAAGTAACGGGCAGGTGTCCGCTGTTAAGTATGGCAACCAGCCTGCTGTGGAAGCTGACTTAGCCCGCCTTAAACTGGTCATCTCCAATAACGGCCAGTCAGGTACACTCTACCGGGTGGAGGCCTTTATTAACGGGCAACTGTATATATTTTCCCTGGCAGACGGCGGGGAATTTGATGGTTTGGTGGATGTGGCGGCGGGTGCGGCCGAATCACTTGAGCTTTATTTTGCCCCGCCCGAAGCCGGAGATAACCAGATACTGGAAATCTGGCTTTATGCGGGTGAAGAAGCTGTTTTTTCTCAGCCGCTAAAGCTGGTGTTCAGTGCGGCTTAG
- a CDS encoding glycosyltransferase has protein sequence MENIMSLSVVICTRNSASTIKDCLDSLMPAYRSSLIREIIIVDAQSTDATCHIAGDYPVRIYFEPGKGVYFGYQYALGIASGEYVLFLDSDAYLDNTSLTSVLNTFTDPEIGLVGVYSFSPDKSRLGRCAGQWWDYHRMRLLAHSSSSLFGRLYHRVVGFGAVYTSGPCFIASRQCLEATGGFAPELYLYYLHPKLAYPGDIMLSKRAVNAGYKAVWANCGRVGHYPPANALELWRQRVNWGRGDAAYLKICRTGFTKRATCVLSRLGSPFMALYLAFRYCNPVHLWYLPLAQLAWLGGYFNFRLKR, from the coding sequence TTGGAAAATATAATGAGCCTTTCGGTAGTAATTTGTACCCGAAACAGTGCTTCTACTATAAAAGACTGTCTGGATTCGCTTATGCCTGCTTACCGCAGCAGTCTTATCCGGGAAATTATCATAGTGGACGCCCAAAGCACGGATGCAACCTGCCATATAGCCGGGGATTATCCGGTAAGGATATATTTTGAACCCGGCAAAGGGGTTTATTTCGGTTACCAGTATGCCCTGGGCATAGCTTCCGGGGAATACGTGCTTTTTCTGGACAGTGATGCCTATCTGGATAATACCAGCCTGACCAGCGTTCTTAATACATTTACCGACCCGGAAATAGGCTTGGTGGGTGTATATTCCTTCAGCCCGGACAAAAGCCGCCTGGGCAGGTGTGCCGGGCAGTGGTGGGACTACCACCGCATGCGTCTTTTAGCCCATTCCAGCTCTTCACTATTCGGGCGCTTGTATCACCGGGTAGTGGGTTTTGGGGCGGTCTATACCAGCGGCCCGTGTTTTATAGCCAGCCGCCAGTGTCTGGAAGCAACCGGCGGTTTTGCTCCCGAATTATACCTGTATTATCTGCACCCGAAACTGGCCTATCCCGGTGATATTATGCTTTCAAAACGGGCTGTTAATGCCGGGTACAAGGCGGTTTGGGCAAACTGCGGGCGGGTTGGGCATTACCCTCCGGCAAACGCCTTGGAATTATGGCGTCAGCGGGTCAATTGGGGGCGGGGTGATGCGGCTTATCTAAAGATATGCCGTACTGGTTTTACTAAAAGGGCTACGTGCGTGCTGTCACGTCTGGGTTCTCCCTTTATGGCTTTGTATCTGGCTTTCAGGTACTGCAACCCGGTTCATTTGTGGTATTTGCCGCTGGCTCAGCTGGCCTGGCTGGGCGGCTATTTTAATTTCAGGCTGAAAAGATGA
- a CDS encoding GHMP kinase has protein sequence MIISRTPFRISFAGGGTDLKAFYSLKAGEVVSTAINKYMYITVNKRFDSTIRVSYSSTEIVNTVDEICHPIVREALKLTGISGGIEIVSIADIPAGTGLGSSSTFTVGLLNALYAYQGKLLSAEELARQACRIEIDCLKEPIGKQDQYIAAYGGICYFRFEADEYVGVSPLPLKAELKANLNKSLLLFYTGSCRQAGSILAEQQSNTTRPANFKNLTCLTRLAASCRECLLDHALPEDMGNILHKGWLAKKNLSSGISNPYIDQCYQSALSAGAYGGKLLGAGGGGFLLVCAPPKSHDSVRRALSDLPQVDFEFEPEGSKIIYVL, from the coding sequence ATGATTATCAGCCGTACACCATTCCGGATAAGCTTTGCGGGGGGCGGCACAGACCTTAAGGCTTTTTATTCCCTTAAAGCAGGTGAGGTGGTAAGCACCGCCATAAATAAATACATGTATATTACGGTCAACAAACGTTTTGACAGCACTATCCGGGTCAGTTACTCGTCCACCGAAATAGTAAATACGGTTGATGAAATATGCCATCCCATTGTCAGGGAGGCGTTGAAACTTACCGGTATAAGCGGGGGGATAGAGATTGTCTCTATAGCGGATATACCTGCCGGTACCGGGCTGGGTTCGTCCAGCACTTTTACGGTCGGTCTGTTAAATGCCCTTTATGCTTATCAGGGTAAACTCCTTTCGGCTGAAGAACTGGCCAGACAGGCCTGCCGGATAGAGATAGACTGCCTGAAAGAGCCTATCGGCAAGCAGGACCAGTATATTGCCGCTTACGGGGGCATATGCTATTTCCGGTTTGAAGCTGACGAATATGTGGGGGTTTCACCCCTGCCGCTTAAGGCGGAGCTTAAAGCAAACTTAAATAAAAGTCTGCTCCTTTTCTATACCGGTTCTTGCCGTCAGGCAGGCAGTATTCTGGCTGAACAGCAGTCCAATACCACCCGCCCGGCTAATTTTAAGAATTTAACCTGCCTTACCAGACTGGCCGCTTCTTGCCGGGAGTGCCTTCTTGACCATGCTTTGCCGGAGGACATGGGGAATATTTTACATAAAGGATGGCTGGCCAAGAAGAATCTAAGCAGCGGTATTTCAAACCCGTATATAGACCAGTGTTACCAGTCTGCATTAAGTGCCGGTGCTTACGGGGGCAAGCTTTTGGGAGCGGGCGGGGGCGGCTTTTTGCTGGTCTGCGCCCCGCCCAAGAGCCATGATTCCGTACGCCGGGCGCTTTCAGATTTGCCGCAGGTGGATTTTGAGTTTGAACCTGAGGGCAGCAAGATAATTTATGTTTTGTAA
- a CDS encoding glutaredoxin family protein, whose product MEKVTGKNAGEIKLYALSTCGWCRLTRQLLAELGVAYEFEYVDLLTGSERDKAVTELSALNPSKSFPTMLIGGSKVIIGYKEAEIREALKA is encoded by the coding sequence ATGGAAAAAGTTACGGGTAAAAATGCCGGGGAGATTAAACTTTATGCTCTCAGCACCTGCGGCTGGTGCCGCCTGACCCGCCAGCTTCTGGCTGAACTGGGAGTGGCTTATGAATTTGAATATGTTGATTTGCTTACCGGGTCTGAGAGGGATAAAGCGGTAACAGAGCTTAGCGCCCTTAACCCGTCAAAATCTTTTCCCACTATGCTGATAGGGGGAAGCAAAGTGATAATAGGCTATAAGGAAGCCGAAATACGGGAGGCTCTGAAAGCATGA
- a CDS encoding SIS domain-containing protein has translation MIISKPDVANGKGHKPELPETSLVSDMDCLFREYLGGLSHCLEELAAQDISGVAELIYQAYSRRRQIFIVGNGGSAFTASHMARDLRIGTALRGKPRLRTCSLADNVAFITSLANDVNYESIFTEQLIGQIEPGDVLIAISCSGNSANVVRAVEYANECGASTVGLTGFGGGKLLELCDRCIVLSSCDYGQVEDVHLSLGHIFSCMVKARIEKETV, from the coding sequence ATGATTATCAGCAAGCCGGATGTTGCCAACGGCAAAGGGCACAAGCCCGAATTACCGGAAACCAGTCTTGTAAGCGATATGGACTGTTTGTTCCGTGAGTACCTGGGGGGTCTAAGCCATTGTCTGGAAGAGCTGGCTGCCCAGGATATCAGCGGGGTAGCGGAGCTGATTTATCAAGCTTATAGCCGCCGCCGCCAGATATTTATTGTGGGCAACGGGGGAAGCGCCTTTACTGCTTCGCATATGGCCCGTGATTTGCGGATAGGCACAGCCCTCCGGGGTAAACCCCGCCTGCGCACCTGCAGCCTGGCTGACAATGTGGCTTTTATCACTTCTCTGGCTAATGATGTTAATTATGAGTCTATCTTTACGGAGCAGCTTATCGGCCAGATAGAGCCGGGAGACGTGCTGATAGCTATCAGCTGTTCGGGCAATTCGGCCAATGTGGTACGGGCGGTGGAATACGCCAATGAATGCGGTGCCTCTACGGTGGGGCTGACCGGTTTCGGCGGGGGAAAGCTGCTTGAGCTTTGTGACCGCTGCATAGTCCTTTCCAGCTGTGATTACGGGCAGGTGGAAGATGTGCACCTGAGCCTTGGGCATATCTTTTCCTGTATGGTAAAGGCCCGCATAGAAAAAGAAACTGTCTAG
- a CDS encoding glycosyltransferase family 2 protein: MADPFISVVVSAYSMERYTDLLSLIDSLKSQAYTNFEVILVIEKSSQLFSNLNRCLSQHPYSRNFKLFFNDGLPGLASARNLGVEKSQGEIIAFIDDDAAASPEWLGCIACCFREDKKIIGLTGPALPWWEHPGLSWFPAEFNWVISTMPCLPRSRGYIRNAWGTNMAFRRQAFSNGQGFDTELGAKGGGKKGKSELVGEDTEFCLRICRQSGLNILYAPEVKVMHRVYRYRLKPGFIAKRAYWEGYTKAVFKYRLGKETSGAGVLSEELGLLRRIFLRLLPLSLLNLPLKPRRSALTILTTLNILGSTGWGYIRGMASARFISVKEAVNA, translated from the coding sequence ATGGCTGACCCGTTTATTTCGGTAGTGGTTTCAGCATACAGCATGGAGCGTTATACCGACCTGTTATCCCTCATAGACAGCCTTAAATCCCAGGCTTATACCAATTTTGAAGTAATACTGGTTATTGAAAAATCCAGCCAGCTTTTTTCCAACCTGAACCGCTGTCTTTCGCAGCACCCTTACAGCCGTAATTTCAAGCTCTTTTTCAATGACGGTCTGCCGGGGCTGGCCAGTGCCCGCAACCTGGGGGTGGAGAAGTCACAGGGGGAAATAATAGCTTTTATAGATGATGATGCGGCCGCTTCACCGGAGTGGCTTGGCTGTATCGCCTGCTGTTTTAGGGAGGATAAAAAAATCATAGGGCTTACCGGCCCGGCCTTGCCCTGGTGGGAACACCCCGGACTCAGCTGGTTTCCGGCGGAGTTTAACTGGGTCATAAGCACTATGCCCTGCCTTCCCCGCAGCCGCGGCTATATCAGAAACGCCTGGGGAACCAATATGGCTTTTCGGCGGCAGGCTTTCAGTAACGGGCAGGGCTTTGATACCGAACTGGGCGCTAAGGGCGGGGGTAAAAAGGGCAAGTCAGAACTGGTGGGTGAGGATACCGAATTTTGCCTGCGTATCTGCCGGCAAAGCGGCCTGAATATCCTTTACGCACCCGAAGTAAAAGTTATGCACCGGGTATACCGTTACCGGCTGAAGCCGGGTTTTATTGCCAAGAGGGCTTATTGGGAAGGGTATACCAAGGCGGTTTTTAAATACAGGCTGGGCAAAGAAACAAGCGGGGCAGGGGTTTTATCTGAAGAACTGGGTTTGCTTAGGCGGATTTTTCTCCGTCTGCTTCCCCTCAGCTTGCTAAATCTGCCTCTCAAACCCCGCCGGTCTGCTTTAACTATTCTGACCACCTTAAATATTCTGGGTTCTACCGGCTGGGGTTATATACGCGGAATGGCCTCAGCCAGATTTATATCAGTCAAGGAGGCGGTAAATGCCTGA
- a CDS encoding NAD-dependent epimerase/dehydratase family protein: MPEVLVTGGCGFIGSHLVDALLSQGFKVRVMDNLSNGSLENLKCGQRDKLEIINGNLTDKFLLDSAVKGCETVFHLAAHANVQNSAKDTGIDLENNTLATHNLLEAMRRNRVDRLVFASSAAVYGESGLTVLDEDYGPLLPISLYGASKLAGEGLISAYSHLYGLKATMFRFANIVGSRRHSGVIYDFVSRLRQNPSSLLVLGDGSQSKPYLHVSDCVAGMLLGFEKSTKNLGLYNLGTPDSVAVRDIACLVASEMGLKNVCYSYSGGERGWQGDAPQVRFDISRIRTLGFKPKFTSLQAVKLAIKETLKEI; encoded by the coding sequence ATGCCTGAAGTGTTAGTCACCGGCGGGTGCGGTTTTATCGGCAGTCATCTGGTAGATGCCCTGCTGTCACAGGGATTTAAGGTAAGGGTAATGGACAACCTTTCAAACGGTTCACTCGAAAACCTTAAGTGCGGCCAAAGGGATAAACTGGAAATAATAAACGGAAACCTTACGGACAAATTTCTGCTGGATTCAGCCGTAAAAGGCTGCGAAACGGTATTTCACCTGGCTGCCCATGCCAATGTCCAGAATAGCGCCAAAGATACCGGCATAGACCTTGAGAATAATACTCTGGCTACCCATAACCTGCTGGAAGCCATGCGCCGAAACCGGGTGGACAGGCTGGTATTTGCTTCCAGTGCGGCGGTGTACGGGGAGAGCGGTCTGACGGTACTGGATGAGGATTACGGGCCGCTTTTGCCTATTTCCCTGTATGGTGCCAGCAAACTGGCAGGCGAAGGGCTGATAAGTGCTTACAGCCATCTCTACGGGCTGAAAGCCACCATGTTCCGCTTTGCCAATATTGTGGGCAGCAGACGGCACAGCGGGGTGATATATGATTTTGTCAGCCGTCTTCGCCAGAACCCGTCCAGTCTGTTAGTGCTGGGTGACGGAAGCCAGAGCAAGCCTTATCTGCACGTTAGTGACTGTGTTGCCGGTATGTTGCTGGGGTTTGAAAAATCAACCAAAAATTTGGGTTTATATAATCTGGGTACGCCTGATTCGGTGGCAGTCAGGGATATTGCCTGTCTGGTCGCCTCGGAAATGGGGCTTAAGAATGTTTGCTACAGCTATAGCGGTGGGGAACGCGGCTGGCAGGGGGATGCCCCTCAGGTACGCTTTGATATCAGCCGTATCCGCACTTTGGGCTTTAAACCTAAGTTTACTTCACTTCAAGCCGTCAAACTGGCAATCAAAGAAACTCTGAAGGAGATTTGA
- a CDS encoding ferredoxin-thioredoxin reductase catalytic domain-containing protein, with amino-acid sequence MSQQLPEPAEDLALFQLRLRSEAEASGYHLNPDNAFVKMLAEGLLANRQRYGYQSCPCRLAEGNRKADLDIICPCDYRDADINEFGSCYCALYVDSQIAKGEKKPQPVPERRHAPKTLPKAKTAQAPASLAYPVWRCRVCGYLCGRDEAPDQCPICKADKERFELFMQ; translated from the coding sequence ATGAGTCAGCAGCTTCCCGAACCAGCCGAAGATTTAGCCCTGTTCCAGCTGCGCCTAAGAAGTGAAGCTGAGGCTTCGGGTTATCACCTGAACCCGGATAACGCTTTTGTCAAAATGCTGGCAGAGGGCTTGCTGGCCAACCGCCAGCGTTATGGTTATCAGTCCTGCCCCTGCCGTTTGGCAGAGGGTAACCGGAAAGCTGATTTGGATATTATTTGCCCGTGTGATTACCGTGATGCAGATATAAACGAATTTGGCAGCTGCTACTGTGCGCTCTACGTTGACAGCCAAATTGCCAAAGGTGAAAAAAAGCCTCAGCCGGTTCCGGAACGCCGCCATGCACCCAAAACCCTGCCAAAAGCAAAAACTGCCCAGGCACCTGCTAGTCTTGCATATCCTGTCTGGCGCTGCCGGGTCTGCGGGTATCTGTGCGGGCGTGATGAAGCCCCTGACCAGTGCCCTATCTGCAAAGCAGACAAAGAGCGCTTTGAGCTCTTTATGCAATAA
- a CDS encoding glycosyltransferase family 4 protein has translation MIKICLIGDFKTCPDRSIYKMAAQLADSLSKEKGISLLPCPREHFTRPRSLNRIRRFQPDIIHLLGKPDPAELFRLKMAKLSAPRAKTVISAQQPVKTRTVRNMLSYVKPDLAICLSQKSAGFFGECGVKTVILPNGVDMTNFRPVSPETKAELRRRYCLPPNKLLLLHVGPVRAGRGVDLLRRLQNPDTQVIMAVSNPGIFNRTLLESLRKSGCMILTSFRPNIADLYALADCYIYPMLPEEDANYQIFSSEMPLSVLEAMAANLPVITTPFGALPEMFPEGDGLYYAQDDFEFLKAFQAYTQGTPVKTRTKAEMCSWPEVINRLKEVYTKLLNEKI, from the coding sequence ATGATAAAAATCTGCCTGATAGGTGACTTTAAAACCTGCCCTGACCGCAGCATCTACAAGATGGCGGCCCAGCTGGCTGATTCTCTCTCTAAAGAAAAGGGGATATCCCTGCTGCCCTGTCCCAGGGAACACTTTACCCGCCCCCGCAGTTTAAACCGCATCCGCCGTTTCCAGCCGGATATAATCCATTTGCTGGGAAAGCCGGATCCCGCCGAACTTTTCCGCCTGAAAATGGCCAAACTGTCTGCCCCCCGTGCCAAAACGGTTATTTCCGCCCAACAGCCTGTTAAAACCCGCACCGTCAGGAATATGCTTTCTTATGTAAAGCCGGACCTGGCCATCTGTTTATCCCAAAAAAGTGCCGGTTTTTTCGGGGAGTGCGGGGTAAAAACCGTTATCTTGCCGAATGGGGTGGATATGACTAATTTCAGGCCGGTTTCCCCTGAAACCAAGGCCGAACTCCGCCGGCGGTATTGCCTGCCCCCAAATAAGCTCCTGCTGCTTCACGTAGGGCCTGTACGGGCCGGTCGGGGAGTGGACTTGCTGAGGCGGCTGCAAAACCCGGATACCCAGGTGATCATGGCCGTGTCAAATCCGGGTATTTTCAACCGGACACTGCTGGAAAGCCTGAGGAAAAGCGGCTGCATGATTCTGACCAGTTTCCGCCCCAATATTGCAGATTTATATGCTCTGGCAGATTGTTATATTTACCCCATGCTGCCGGAAGAAGATGCCAATTACCAGATTTTTTCCAGCGAAATGCCTCTGTCGGTGCTGGAAGCCATGGCGGCCAATCTGCCGGTTATAACCACCCCCTTCGGGGCGCTGCCGGAAATGTTTCCTGAGGGAGACGGACTATACTATGCCCAAGATGATTTTGAATTTTTAAAGGCCTTTCAGGCCTATACTCAGGGGACACCGGTAAAGACCCGCACCAAGGCGGAAATGTGCAGCTGGCCGGAAGTAATTAACCGCCTGAAAGAAGTTTACACAAAGCTCTTAAATGAAAAGATTTAG